One Nocardioides aromaticivorans genomic window carries:
- a CDS encoding ATP-binding protein codes for MATAGEPLLLGRDAVSARLSERLARAARGAGGLVWVSGEAGIGKTRILGEARRLADGLGFRMLHGAGWEDPGTPPFWLWVQVLRDAFGDTAGDRDWGPRAAEALALLPGTAVAAAPAADRFALFDAVAAVLERVAEEGPLLVVLDDVHWTDAGSLRLLGFVERTLAHRPVLCVAGWRDHEAAPDPVVAELAAELATRADRIELTGLDAEAVGDLVRAEAGLALDGDEARRVCERSGGNPLFVAELARLAADRGTGAILAEVPGSATAVIRRRLGRVSQACHELLVAAAVAGNASTVDVVQHLTGRSPQEVAALVDEAVAAGLARDVPGRVELPHALVRAAVAGSVPAGRVRELHRDVAELLDGRLAGDPTVAAEVAGHLHRAIPLVDAADAVAMSRRAADAAMARQAWEEAAEHLTAALGASPPASEVRRQVLLERGRAVLAHEDLEAARGDFVEAARLARACGDGDALAEAALGFAAGLGGFEVRLWDQAQLDLLEEALALLGEREVVARADVMARLSVAVSFTGSEERRARLGEDAVALARRLDDPRATAHALAARCDTISGPAYSERREADAGEVVALARRAGDRPLELLGLRLRIVARLEQGLLQAARQDMVAFEVATRTLRQPLYSWYVPLFRGFLAHAEGDIAELLRCAGEAERIGRQAGSHNALILAAVQRSWAAIEQCRPGDILAELSGLITAFAETAPGGMEVLGLFPGQPAAVRTTALRSLPEAVASMSDDSELLSNLCLVALAGRDAGDPPSAAATLRAALEPWSRRFAVDGIGAGAIGPVARFVGELLLLEGDLDRAEAALVQAERDAASAGAVLAGVHARRSRADVLLARRGPGDVEAAAALLADARASYDALGLDARAALAAEAAAGLGAPGAPEPDAATGSFRRAGGVWQVSFNGSAAVVRHVKGMSDLAVLLGRPGQEVHALDLAGAPGGAVPEGDTGPVLDEAARASYKRRLGELEEEIDAAALDGDAERQVRAEEERSFLVAELGAAYGLGGRARRTGAAAERARSAVTWRIRDAIRRIEDVDPALAGHLRRSVRTGTFCCYDPERPTAWECGDLPV; via the coding sequence ATGGCGACCGCGGGGGAGCCGCTGCTCCTCGGCCGCGACGCCGTGAGCGCGCGCCTCTCGGAGAGGCTCGCCCGGGCCGCACGCGGCGCGGGCGGCCTGGTGTGGGTCAGCGGCGAAGCGGGCATCGGCAAGACCCGGATCCTCGGTGAGGCGCGTCGGCTGGCCGACGGCCTCGGGTTCCGGATGCTGCACGGTGCCGGCTGGGAGGACCCCGGCACCCCACCCTTCTGGCTGTGGGTCCAGGTGCTGCGCGACGCCTTCGGCGACACCGCGGGCGACCGCGACTGGGGGCCTCGTGCCGCCGAGGCCCTGGCGCTCCTCCCCGGCACGGCGGTCGCGGCCGCCCCTGCGGCGGACCGGTTCGCGCTGTTCGACGCGGTGGCCGCGGTACTGGAGCGCGTGGCGGAGGAGGGCCCGCTCCTCGTCGTCCTCGACGACGTGCACTGGACCGACGCCGGGTCGCTGCGCCTGCTGGGCTTCGTCGAGCGCACCCTCGCCCACCGGCCCGTCCTGTGCGTCGCCGGCTGGCGCGACCACGAGGCGGCGCCGGACCCGGTGGTCGCCGAGCTCGCCGCCGAGCTCGCCACGCGGGCCGACCGGATCGAGCTGACGGGCCTCGACGCCGAGGCCGTCGGCGACCTGGTGCGTGCCGAGGCCGGGCTGGCGCTCGACGGCGACGAGGCGCGGCGGGTGTGCGAGCGCTCGGGCGGCAACCCGCTCTTCGTCGCCGAGCTCGCCCGGCTCGCGGCAGACCGGGGGACCGGCGCGATCCTCGCCGAGGTGCCCGGGTCGGCCACCGCCGTGATCCGCCGTCGGCTCGGCCGCGTCTCGCAGGCATGCCACGAGCTCCTCGTCGCCGCCGCCGTCGCCGGCAACGCCAGCACCGTCGACGTGGTGCAGCACCTGACCGGTCGGTCCCCGCAGGAGGTGGCGGCGCTGGTCGACGAGGCGGTCGCCGCCGGGCTCGCGAGGGACGTCCCCGGGCGGGTCGAGCTGCCGCACGCCCTCGTGCGAGCCGCAGTGGCGGGGTCGGTCCCGGCCGGCCGGGTCCGCGAGCTGCACCGCGACGTGGCCGAGCTGCTCGACGGCCGCCTGGCCGGCGATCCGACGGTGGCGGCGGAGGTCGCCGGGCACCTGCACCGCGCGATCCCGCTGGTCGACGCCGCCGACGCGGTCGCGATGAGCCGCCGGGCGGCCGACGCCGCCATGGCCCGGCAGGCCTGGGAGGAGGCGGCCGAGCACCTCACGGCCGCGCTGGGAGCCTCCCCGCCCGCCAGCGAGGTACGACGCCAGGTGCTCCTCGAGCGCGGCCGGGCCGTGCTGGCCCACGAGGACCTCGAGGCCGCCCGCGGCGACTTCGTCGAGGCCGCGCGGCTGGCCCGGGCGTGCGGCGACGGCGACGCGCTCGCCGAGGCCGCCCTCGGTTTCGCCGCCGGCCTGGGTGGCTTCGAGGTGCGCCTGTGGGACCAGGCCCAGCTCGACCTGCTGGAGGAGGCGCTCGCCCTGCTGGGCGAGCGCGAGGTGGTCGCGCGCGCCGACGTGATGGCCCGGTTGTCGGTGGCCGTGTCCTTCACCGGCTCCGAGGAGCGCCGTGCCCGACTGGGGGAGGACGCGGTGGCGCTCGCCCGGCGCCTGGACGACCCGCGCGCCACCGCCCACGCGTTGGCCGCGCGCTGCGACACGATCTCCGGGCCGGCGTACTCGGAACGGCGGGAGGCCGATGCCGGCGAGGTCGTGGCCCTGGCCCGCCGGGCGGGCGACCGGCCACTGGAGCTGCTCGGGCTGCGCCTGCGGATCGTGGCGCGCCTCGAGCAGGGGCTGCTGCAGGCGGCGCGGCAGGACATGGTGGCCTTCGAGGTGGCGACCAGGACGCTGCGCCAGCCGCTCTACAGCTGGTACGTCCCGCTCTTCCGCGGCTTCCTGGCCCATGCCGAGGGCGACATCGCCGAGCTGCTGCGCTGTGCCGGGGAGGCCGAGCGGATCGGGCGGCAGGCCGGCAGCCACAACGCCCTCATCCTGGCCGCCGTGCAGCGCAGCTGGGCGGCGATCGAGCAGTGCCGTCCGGGCGACATCCTCGCCGAGCTCTCGGGCCTCATCACCGCCTTCGCGGAGACGGCCCCCGGCGGGATGGAGGTCCTCGGCCTGTTCCCCGGCCAGCCCGCTGCCGTCCGCACCACGGCGTTGCGCAGCCTGCCCGAGGCGGTGGCGTCGATGAGTGACGACTCCGAGCTGTTGTCCAACCTGTGCCTGGTCGCCCTCGCGGGCCGTGACGCCGGCGACCCGCCGTCGGCCGCGGCGACGCTCCGGGCGGCCCTGGAGCCGTGGTCCCGGCGCTTCGCCGTCGACGGGATCGGGGCCGGGGCGATCGGTCCCGTGGCGCGCTTCGTCGGCGAGCTGCTCCTGCTCGAGGGGGACCTCGACCGAGCGGAGGCCGCCCTGGTGCAGGCCGAGCGCGACGCGGCATCGGCCGGCGCCGTGCTCGCCGGCGTCCACGCCCGCCGCAGCCGCGCCGACGTGCTGCTCGCCCGGCGCGGACCGGGCGACGTCGAGGCGGCCGCCGCGCTGCTGGCCGACGCCCGGGCCTCGTACGACGCCCTCGGGCTGGACGCCCGCGCCGCGCTCGCCGCCGAGGCGGCAGCCGGGCTGGGAGCGCCCGGCGCGCCCGAGCCGGATGCCGCCACCGGCTCCTTCCGCCGCGCCGGCGGCGTCTGGCAGGTCTCCTTCAACGGGTCCGCGGCGGTCGTGCGCCACGTGAAGGGCATGTCCGACCTCGCGGTCCTGCTCGGGCGGCCCGGCCAGGAGGTGCACGCCCTCGACCTCGCCGGTGCACCGGGCGGCGCGGTGCCGGAGGGCGACACCGGGCCGGTCCTCGACGAGGCGGCCCGGGCGTCGTACAAGCGCAGGCTGGGGGAGCTGGAGGAGGAGATCGACGCCGCCGCCCTCGACGGCGACGCGGAGCGCCAGGTCCGCGCGGAGGAGGAACGGTCCTTCCTGGTCGCCGAGCTGGGGGCGGCCTACGGGCTGGGCGGCCGGGCGCGCCGGACGGGTGCCGCGGCCGAGCGCGCCCGGAGCGCGGTCACCTGGCGGATCCGCGACGCGATCCGCCGGATCGAGGACGTCGACCCGGCGCTGGCCGGCCACCTGCGCCGCTCCGTCCGGACCGGCACCTTCTGCTGCTACGACCCCGAGCGCCCGACCGCCTGGGAGTGCGGCGACCTTCCGGTGTGA
- a CDS encoding class I SAM-dependent methyltransferase translates to MSTLLTEEVAAEAGALTERIFEQVLASMEIATVWLGHRLGLYDALVESATSAEVAARTGVIERYVREWLEQQAIAGLVAVDDASAPPDQRRFGLSRAQRLALADAESPFYAGALALLGGGCGAALPQVLDAWRHGTGLSFGAYGDDVRDGQGLFNKADFEQRLVQEWLPAVPDVDALLRRTGARALDLGCGVGWSSIALARGYAGLTVDGVDLDEASVMDARANALVAGVGDRARFEVVASDADHGGGRYDVALFLESLHDMAHPVPALRAVRRALRPGGRVFVMDEGAADEFAPDGSPVERLLGAASVLHCLPVGLAEADSAGTGALFRPSTLREYAAAAGYSAVRDAPIQHDFMRFYVLEA, encoded by the coding sequence GTGAGCACCCTGCTCACCGAGGAGGTCGCGGCCGAGGCCGGTGCCCTCACGGAACGGATCTTCGAGCAGGTGCTGGCCTCGATGGAGATCGCCACCGTGTGGCTCGGCCACCGCCTCGGCCTGTACGACGCCCTGGTCGAGTCCGCCACGTCCGCCGAGGTCGCCGCCCGCACGGGCGTGATCGAGCGTTACGTGCGGGAGTGGCTCGAGCAGCAGGCGATCGCCGGGCTGGTGGCCGTCGACGACGCCTCGGCGCCGCCGGACCAGCGGCGCTTCGGCCTCTCGCGCGCGCAGCGGCTGGCGCTGGCCGACGCCGAGAGCCCCTTCTACGCCGGTGCGCTCGCCCTGCTGGGCGGTGGCTGCGGCGCCGCCCTTCCCCAGGTGCTCGACGCCTGGCGCCACGGCACCGGGCTCTCCTTCGGTGCCTACGGCGACGACGTCCGCGACGGGCAGGGCCTGTTCAACAAGGCCGACTTCGAGCAGCGCCTGGTCCAGGAGTGGCTGCCCGCGGTGCCCGACGTGGACGCCCTGCTGCGCCGGACGGGGGCGCGCGCCCTCGACCTCGGCTGTGGGGTCGGCTGGTCGAGCATCGCCCTCGCCCGCGGCTACGCCGGGCTGACCGTCGACGGCGTGGACCTCGACGAGGCGTCGGTCATGGACGCGCGCGCCAACGCGCTCGTCGCAGGGGTCGGCGACCGCGCCCGCTTCGAGGTCGTCGCGTCGGACGCCGACCACGGTGGGGGCCGCTACGACGTCGCCCTCTTCCTGGAGAGCCTGCACGACATGGCGCACCCCGTGCCGGCGCTGCGGGCCGTGCGGCGGGCGCTCCGGCCGGGTGGCCGGGTGTTCGTCATGGACGAGGGGGCCGCCGACGAGTTCGCGCCCGACGGGTCCCCGGTCGAGCGCCTGCTCGGCGCGGCCAGCGTGCTCCACTGCCTGCCAGTGGGGCTGGCCGAGGCGGACTCGGCCGGCACCGGCGCGCTCTTCCGGCCGTCCACCCTGCGCGAGTACGCCGCGGCCGCGGGCTACTCCGCGGTCCGGGACGCGCCGATCCAGCACGACTTCATGAGGTTCTACGTCCTGGAGGCGTGA
- a CDS encoding nucleotidyltransferase domain-containing protein codes for MRSVPADFDPAVVAAIDARLASVAVEHGVRIPWAIESGSRAWGFASPDSDYDCRFFFVRPRASYSSLWPARDVIETPLEGLLDANGWDVAKAVRLATAGNATVGEWLRSPHVYDGDAAFRDALLGLVARVSDTSRVRRHYLHVGRAQWTRAHDDAGQVRLKKVFYAIRPAVTLRWLDDHDGVPPMNLDELLAQADVPADVRDELEALRALKARTRELGSASVPPAIARWVLAVFAAEPDRSSPPSPQLRAEAEAGFAELVHRWAAR; via the coding sequence ATGCGCTCCGTGCCCGCCGACTTCGACCCCGCCGTGGTCGCCGCGATCGACGCGCGCCTGGCCTCGGTCGCGGTCGAGCACGGGGTGCGCATCCCGTGGGCCATCGAGAGCGGCAGCCGGGCGTGGGGCTTCGCCTCGCCCGACAGCGACTACGACTGCCGCTTCTTCTTCGTGCGGCCGCGTGCGTCGTACTCCTCCCTCTGGCCTGCGCGCGACGTGATCGAGACCCCGCTCGAGGGCCTGCTCGACGCCAACGGCTGGGACGTGGCCAAGGCGGTGCGGCTCGCCACGGCCGGCAATGCCACGGTGGGCGAGTGGCTCCGCTCGCCCCACGTGTACGACGGCGACGCGGCCTTCCGCGACGCGCTGCTCGGCCTCGTGGCCCGTGTCAGCGACACCTCCCGGGTCCGGCGGCACTACCTCCACGTCGGCCGCGCGCAGTGGACCCGCGCGCACGACGACGCCGGCCAGGTCCGCCTCAAGAAGGTCTTCTACGCCATCCGCCCGGCGGTGACCCTGCGCTGGCTGGACGACCATGACGGCGTCCCGCCGATGAACCTCGACGAGCTGCTCGCGCAGGCGGACGTGCCGGCCGACGTACGCGACGAGCTGGAGGCCCTGCGCGCCCTCAAGGCCCGCACCCGCGAGCTCGGCAGCGCGTCGGTGCCGCCCGCGATCGCGCGCTGGGTGCTGGCGGTCTTCGCAGCGGAGCCGGACCGGTCCTCGCCGCCCAGCCCGCAGCTGCGGGCCGAGGCGGAGGCGGGGTTCGCCGAGCTAGTCCACCGGTGGGCTGCCCGCTGA
- the dxs gene encoding 1-deoxy-D-xylulose-5-phosphate synthase translates to MPVLDQIAHPRDLRGLSEDELTQLAAEIRDLMIRTVATNSGHLGPNLGVVELTLAIHRVFDSPRDRIVFDTGHQSYVHKLVTGRAADFGSLRREGGLSGYPSQAESEHDIVENSHASTALSYADGLAKAYAIRGEDRHTVAVIGDGALTGGMAWEALNNIAIQHDSRLVIVVNDNGRSYTPTIGGLATALTSLRTNPRYETVLDIVKRRLNAVPGVGAAAYDALHAMKKGLKDALAPQGLFEDLGLKYVGPVDGHDRAAMEQALAQAKRFGGPVIVHAITRKGFGYDPAERHEADQFHAPGPFDVQTGAEKPKGLIWTDHFAEHIVQIGERRPDVIGITAAMMHPVGLDKFQQRFPERTFDVGIAEQHAATSAAGLALGGLHPVFAVYATFLNRAFDQVLMDVALHKCGVTFVLDRSGVTGDDGASHNGMWDMSILQVVPGLRLAAPRDVTRMRELLDEAVEVSDAPTVVRFPKGPPPDDIEAIGKAGGCDVLVRDGARDVLVVSVGAMAPIAVDVAARLRDQGIGVTVVDPRWVKPVDPALLELARTHRRVVTIEDNGVVGGVGSVLLQSLAEAGIHTPVRLHGIPQEFLDHAKRAAILEQIGLSPAAIALQAVHDITAEPAPTDRALLDVDGSR, encoded by the coding sequence ATGCCTGTCCTCGACCAGATCGCCCACCCGCGTGACCTGCGGGGCCTGTCCGAGGACGAGCTGACCCAGCTGGCGGCCGAGATCCGCGACCTGATGATCCGCACGGTCGCGACCAACTCGGGCCACCTCGGCCCCAACCTCGGCGTCGTCGAGCTGACCCTGGCCATCCACCGCGTGTTCGACTCGCCGCGGGACAGGATCGTCTTCGACACCGGCCACCAGTCCTACGTGCACAAGCTCGTGACCGGCCGGGCCGCCGACTTCGGGTCGCTGCGCCGCGAGGGCGGCCTGAGCGGCTACCCGAGCCAGGCCGAGTCCGAGCACGACATCGTCGAGAACTCCCACGCCTCCACCGCGCTGAGCTATGCCGACGGCCTCGCCAAGGCCTACGCGATCCGCGGCGAGGACCGGCACACGGTGGCCGTGATCGGCGACGGCGCCCTCACCGGCGGCATGGCCTGGGAGGCGCTCAACAACATCGCGATCCAGCACGACAGCCGCCTGGTCATCGTGGTCAACGACAACGGCCGGTCCTACACGCCGACGATCGGCGGCCTGGCGACCGCACTGACCAGCCTGCGCACCAACCCGCGCTACGAGACCGTCCTCGACATCGTCAAGCGCCGCCTCAACGCGGTGCCCGGCGTCGGCGCGGCGGCCTACGACGCCCTCCACGCCATGAAGAAGGGCCTCAAGGACGCGTTGGCCCCGCAGGGCCTGTTCGAGGACCTCGGCCTGAAGTACGTCGGCCCGGTCGACGGCCACGACCGTGCGGCCATGGAGCAGGCGCTCGCCCAGGCCAAGCGCTTCGGCGGGCCGGTCATCGTCCACGCCATCACCCGCAAGGGCTTCGGCTACGACCCGGCCGAGCGGCACGAGGCGGACCAGTTCCACGCCCCGGGGCCGTTCGACGTCCAGACCGGCGCGGAGAAGCCCAAGGGCCTGATCTGGACCGACCACTTCGCCGAGCACATCGTGCAGATCGGCGAGCGCCGTCCCGACGTCATCGGCATCACCGCGGCGATGATGCACCCGGTCGGCCTCGACAAGTTCCAGCAGCGCTTCCCCGAGCGCACCTTCGACGTCGGCATCGCCGAGCAGCACGCCGCGACCTCCGCGGCCGGCCTCGCCCTGGGCGGGCTGCACCCGGTGTTCGCCGTCTACGCGACCTTCCTCAACCGCGCCTTCGACCAGGTCCTGATGGACGTCGCGCTGCACAAGTGCGGCGTCACCTTCGTGCTCGACCGCTCCGGGGTCACCGGCGACGACGGCGCCAGCCACAACGGCATGTGGGACATGTCGATCCTCCAGGTGGTGCCCGGCCTCCGGCTCGCCGCGCCGCGCGACGTGACCCGGATGCGGGAGCTGCTCGACGAGGCCGTCGAGGTCTCCGACGCCCCGACCGTCGTCCGGTTCCCGAAGGGCCCGCCGCCCGACGACATCGAGGCGATCGGCAAGGCCGGCGGCTGCGACGTACTGGTGCGCGACGGCGCCCGCGACGTGCTGGTCGTGTCCGTGGGCGCGATGGCGCCGATCGCCGTCGACGTGGCAGCCCGGCTGCGCGACCAGGGCATCGGCGTCACCGTGGTCGACCCGCGCTGGGTCAAGCCGGTCGACCCCGCCCTGCTCGAGCTCGCCCGCACCCACCGCCGTGTGGTGACCATCGAGGACAACGGCGTCGTCGGGGGAGTGGGATCCGTCCTGCTCCAGTCCCTCGCCGAGGCCGGCATTCACACCCCGGTGCGGCTGCACGGCATCCCGCAGGAGTTCCTCGACCACGCCAAGCGGGCCGCGATCCTGGAGCAGATCGGGCTGTCCCCGGCTGCGATCGCGCTGCAGGCCGTCCACGACATCACCGCGGAGCCGGCGCCGACCGACCGGGCGCTCCTCGACGTCGACGGGAGCCGGTGA
- a CDS encoding thiamine-binding protein produces MLVAFSISPSTADDTGGVSEAVAAAVRVVRESGLPNETNAMFTNIEGEWDEVMAVVKRAVDVVAAVSPRVGLVLKADIRPGFTGELSAKVERVEKALEQ; encoded by the coding sequence ATGCTCGTCGCCTTCAGCATCAGCCCCTCGACCGCCGACGACACCGGTGGGGTGTCCGAGGCGGTCGCCGCCGCCGTCCGCGTGGTCCGCGAGTCCGGGCTGCCCAACGAGACCAACGCGATGTTCACCAACATCGAGGGGGAGTGGGACGAGGTGATGGCTGTCGTGAAGCGTGCCGTCGACGTCGTCGCCGCGGTCTCGCCGCGGGTCGGGCTCGTGCTGAAGGCCGACATCCGGCCGGGGTTCACCGGCGAGCTCAGCGCGAAGGTCGAGCGGGTGGAGAAGGCGCTGGAGCAGTGA
- a CDS encoding DUF3105 domain-containing protein — MTQPPPPPPYGTPPAYPPIAPPPAWFPAPPPPRRSRVLPVVLAVVAAIALVAAAVLVPLLLSGDDDGATAGDSDDEDTSSVDTSDLAAVRTYDDLTYQHLPLGEDHDYPQSPAVGGDHAPVWIECGAYDEPLPEVGAVHDLEHGSTWITYRPDDVDDDGVDRLEEQLPANGLLSPYPDQAAPVVITVWGRQLDLTGPEDPRIALFIAEYGAGSTAPEPYASCNGGVDPAELADLTGRADPVA, encoded by the coding sequence GTGACCCAGCCGCCTCCGCCGCCGCCGTACGGCACGCCGCCGGCGTACCCCCCGATTGCCCCACCGCCCGCCTGGTTCCCCGCACCCCCGCCGCCGCGGCGCAGCCGCGTGCTGCCCGTCGTGCTCGCGGTCGTGGCGGCGATCGCGCTGGTGGCGGCGGCTGTGCTCGTCCCGCTGCTGCTGTCCGGGGACGACGACGGGGCGACGGCCGGTGACTCGGACGACGAGGACACCTCGTCGGTCGACACCAGCGACCTCGCGGCGGTCCGTACCTACGACGACCTGACCTACCAGCACCTGCCGCTCGGCGAGGACCACGACTACCCGCAGTCCCCGGCCGTCGGCGGTGACCACGCCCCGGTCTGGATCGAGTGCGGTGCCTACGACGAGCCGCTGCCCGAGGTCGGCGCGGTCCACGACCTGGAGCACGGCAGCACGTGGATCACCTACCGGCCCGACGACGTCGACGACGACGGCGTCGACCGGCTCGAGGAGCAGCTGCCCGCCAACGGGCTGCTGTCGCCGTACCCGGACCAGGCGGCGCCGGTCGTGATCACCGTCTGGGGCCGCCAGCTGGACCTGACCGGCCCGGAGGACCCGAGGATCGCCCTCTTCATCGCCGAGTACGGCGCCGGGAGCACCGCGCCCGAGCCGTACGCCTCCTGCAACGGGGGCGTCGACCCGGCCGAGCTCGCCGACCTCACCGGCCGGGCCGACCCCGTCGCCTGA
- a CDS encoding SMP-30/gluconolactonase/LRE family protein: MTFSAFIVPGQGAEDVVVATSGPDEGAVFTGTEDGAIFRISHDGAKVDRVAHTGGRPLGIEFAPDGRLLVCDAHRGLLWVDPAAGHIDVITDDVAGLPMKFCNNGAIGSDGTLWWSDSSTRYGIEKWKHDFVRNTRTGRLLRRTPDGTVSTVLEGLAFANGVTLSAAEDFVCVAETAARTVVRYWTSGPKAGTRDLLASDLPGYPDNIARGTDGLIWVSIASPTDPVVERLQQGPMALRRLATSLPDALQPKPKETVRAVAYDERGTLVHDVDVRPGDHGASYHMVTGVREHDGRLWMGSLHEPAIAVYDL, translated from the coding sequence ATGACGTTCTCCGCCTTCATCGTCCCGGGCCAGGGAGCCGAGGACGTCGTCGTCGCCACCTCCGGGCCGGACGAGGGCGCCGTGTTCACAGGCACCGAGGACGGCGCGATCTTCCGGATCTCGCACGACGGGGCGAAGGTCGACCGGGTCGCCCACACCGGCGGCAGGCCGCTCGGCATCGAGTTCGCCCCCGACGGCCGGCTGCTGGTCTGCGACGCCCACCGCGGCCTGCTGTGGGTCGACCCCGCCGCGGGCCACATCGACGTGATCACCGACGACGTCGCCGGCCTGCCGATGAAGTTCTGCAACAACGGCGCAATCGGCTCCGACGGCACCCTGTGGTGGTCGGACTCGTCGACCCGGTACGGCATCGAGAAGTGGAAGCACGACTTCGTCCGCAACACCCGCACCGGACGGCTGCTGCGCCGTACCCCCGACGGCACCGTCAGCACCGTCCTCGAGGGCCTCGCCTTCGCCAACGGCGTCACCCTGTCGGCCGCGGAGGACTTCGTCTGCGTCGCCGAGACCGCGGCCCGCACGGTGGTGCGGTACTGGACCAGCGGCCCGAAGGCGGGCACCCGCGACCTGCTCGCGTCCGACCTGCCGGGCTACCCCGACAACATCGCCCGCGGCACCGACGGGCTGATCTGGGTCAGCATCGCGAGCCCGACCGACCCCGTGGTCGAGCGGCTCCAGCAGGGCCCGATGGCGCTGCGCCGGCTGGCGACCTCGCTGCCCGACGCGCTCCAGCCCAAGCCCAAGGAGACCGTCCGCGCGGTCGCCTACGACGAGCGCGGGACCCTCGTGCACGACGTGGACGTCCGGCCGGGCGACCACGGGGCGTCGTACCACATGGTGACGGGGGTGCGGGAGCACGACGGTCGGCTGTGGATGGGGAGCCTCCACGAGCCCGCGATCGCCGTCTACGACCTCTGA
- a CDS encoding SigE family RNA polymerase sigma factor produces the protein MSDRDELQASFEAYVAARRGALLRTAYLLTGDSHAAEDLVQNALLNVVAKWHRIVDDPDPYVRTVLARESVNRWRRRRWREVHTDVLPDRAVRDDDRHDERLVLRAALARLAPRQRAVIVLRYYEDLTEAQTAAALGISVGTVKSQARDALTRLRTQAPELADGEDAGVDGHPLPTRQPVPGDLSGL, from the coding sequence GTGTCTGACCGCGACGAGCTCCAGGCCTCGTTCGAGGCGTACGTCGCCGCGCGGCGCGGAGCGCTGCTTCGCACGGCGTACCTCCTGACGGGAGACAGCCACGCGGCCGAGGACCTGGTCCAGAACGCGCTGCTCAACGTGGTCGCGAAGTGGCACCGGATCGTCGACGACCCCGACCCCTACGTCCGCACCGTCCTCGCCCGCGAGAGCGTCAACCGGTGGCGCCGCAGGCGCTGGCGCGAGGTGCACACCGACGTCCTCCCGGACCGGGCCGTGCGGGACGACGACCGGCACGACGAGCGCCTGGTGCTGCGCGCGGCGCTCGCCCGGCTCGCGCCACGACAGCGGGCCGTCATCGTGCTGCGCTACTACGAGGACCTCACCGAGGCGCAGACTGCCGCGGCGCTCGGGATCTCGGTCGGCACGGTGAAGTCGCAGGCCCGCGACGCCCTGACCCGGCTGCGGACGCAGGCGCCGGAGCTCGCGGACGGCGAGGACGCCGGCGTCGACGGCCATCCGCTCCCGACCCGGCAGCCTGTCCCGGGTGACCTGAGCGGTCTCTAA
- a CDS encoding NUDIX hydrolase has translation MQRFASVLLVDPRGWLLLQERDEHPVIDPECWGFVGGHVDEGEHPDDAAYRELSEETGLEVSPPGLPLWREFTVFHEAYGTDDSVRVYVAPTTVRDEDIVLGEGRRIVFVAPEAVLGLPLTTAAAKILPAFLASDRYQELVS, from the coding sequence GTGCAACGGTTCGCCTCGGTCCTCCTGGTCGACCCCCGCGGCTGGCTCCTGCTGCAGGAGCGCGACGAGCACCCGGTCATCGACCCCGAGTGCTGGGGCTTCGTCGGCGGTCACGTCGACGAGGGCGAGCACCCCGACGACGCGGCGTACCGCGAGCTCAGCGAGGAGACCGGTCTCGAGGTCTCCCCGCCCGGGCTCCCGCTGTGGCGGGAGTTCACGGTCTTCCACGAGGCCTACGGCACCGACGACTCCGTCCGCGTGTACGTCGCCCCGACGACCGTCCGCGACGAGGACATCGTGCTCGGGGAGGGCCGGCGGATCGTCTTCGTCGCGCCGGAGGCCGTGCTCGGGCTGCCGCTGACCACCGCGGCTGCGAAGATCCTCCCGGCGTTCCTCGCCTCCGACCGCTACCAGGAGCTGGTGTCATGA